The proteins below come from a single Vitis vinifera cultivar Pinot Noir 40024 chromosome 9, ASM3070453v1 genomic window:
- the LOC104880396 gene encoding receptor like protein 21 codes for MHIHPELQMEVPLVLCLWILLVLGGGCLGCLKEEKTALVQIKASWNDHSYAIRSRWGGEDDCCLWTEVTCDEHTGRVIEMDLSGLLDEKAILNATLFLPFEELRSLNFGNNHFLDFQGTLKLSKLQHLVLDGNSFTRIPSLQGLSKLEELSLRDNLLTGNIPQTIGVLTPLKILNLGNNNLNGSLPPEVLCKLRNLEELDLSNNRFEGNLPPCLGNLTSLHYLDLFSNDFKGEIPASLFSNLNLLKFISLSYNYFEGSSFTPLLNNSQLVVFDLVNYNKTLKVEIENPTWFPPFHLEVFRLSNCSLSTPTKAVPSFLLNQHELQMLDLSHSGMTGKVPTWLLVNNTALEFLSIGSNILTGPLDLQSNSTNLNLVLFDISSNLIHGEVPPYIGSVLPNLHVLNMSGNALQGYIPPSVDKMEELRSLDLSFNNFSGPLPRSLFMGSSYLRVLILSNNNLHGNIPKESKLTGLGYLFLENNNLSGEISEGLLESSSLELLDISNNSFSGVIPDWIGNFSLLTSLVLSRNSLEGEIPTGFCKLNKLLFLDLSENKIGPASIPPCANLSTMKYLHLHSNELTALIPYVLSEARSLITLDLRDNKLSGTIPPWISSLSNLRVLLLKGNRFQDSIPAHLCQLKKIRIMDLSHNNLSGSIPSCFNQIITFGRKGAREDKFGNVDYVWAANLSLSTYSYEEELSRFRFLFGVGDAESDEGDVVEFISKSRSESYAGSILHFMSGMDLSDNKLTGPIPREMGYLSGIHTINLSHNHFSGPIPETFSNLKEVESLDISYNELTGQIPPQLIELNNLAVFSVAHNNLSGKTPEMKFQFMTFDQSSYEGNPLLCGLPLERSCTPTGPPPATPPTSEKEEIGLWKAIFLWSFVGSYGVAFLGIAAFLYLSSYYRELLFDFIEAHVSFLRLRTW; via the exons ATGCATATCCATCCAGAACTACAAATGGAAGTGCCTCTCGTTCTGTGTCTCTGGATTTTGTTAGTACTTGGTGGAGGATGTTTAGGGTGCttgaaagaagagaaaactGCCCTTGTGCAGATCAAAGCTTCCTGGAATGATCATTCATATGCCATTCGTTCTCGTTGGGGTGGGGAGGATGACTGTTGCCTTTGGACAGAAGTCACGTGTGACGAACACACAGGTCGAGTGATTGAAATGGATCTCAGCGGCTTATTGGATGAGAAGGCCATATTGAATGCCACGCTTTTCCTTCCCTTTGAGGAACTTCGAAGTTTAAACTTTGGCAACAACCATTTTTTAG ATTTCCAAGGCACACTCAAATTGAGCAAGTTGCAACATTTGGTTCTTGATGGCAACTCCTTCACAAGAATCCCATCCCTCCAAG GGTTAAGCAAATTGGAGGAGCTGAGTCTACGGGATAATTTGCTTACGGGTAATATTCCCCAAACTATTGGGGTTCTGACCCCTCTTAAGATCTTAAATCTTGGCAACAACAATTTAAATGGCTCCCTACCACCCGAAG TATTGTGCAAACTACGAAACCTTGAAGAGTTGGATCTCAGCAATAATAGATTTGAGGGAAATCTTCCTCCATGTCTTGGCAATTTGACATCCCTCCATTATCTTGACCTATTCAGTAATGATTTCAAGGGAGAAATACCTGCATCTCTTTTCTCAAATCTGAATTTGCTTAAGTTTATTTCTCTTTCTTACAATTATTTTGAGGGCTCCTCATTTACTCCACTCCTGAACAACTCCCAACTTGTGGTGTTCGATCTTGTTAACTATAACAAAACTTTGAAGGTTGAGATAGAAAATCCAACATGGTTTCCCCCATTTCATTTGGAAGTCTTCCGGTTATCTAACTGCTCTCTCAGCACACCAACCAAGGCTGTACCCAGCTTTCTTCTAAATCAGCATGAATTGCAGATGCTCGATCTCAGCCACAGCGGCATGACTGGAAAGGTCCCTACCTGGTTATTGGTGAATAATACAGCTCTAGAATTCCTAAGTATTGGGAGCAACATCTTGACGGGTCCTCTTGATTTGCAATCTAACTCGACCAATCTCAACTTGGTTTTATTTGATATCTCCTCCAATCTCATCCACGGAGAGGTTCCACCTTACATCGGTTCTGTCCTTCCGAATTTGCATGTCTTAAACATGTCTGGAAATGCATTGCAGGGTTACATTCCTCCCTCAGTGGACAAAATGGAAGAGTTAAGATCATTAGACTTGTCCTTCAACAATTTCTCAGGACCCTTGCCCAGGAGCTTGTTCATGGGTTCTTCCTACTTGCGTGTTCTGATACTATCCAACAATAACTTGCATGGAAATATTCCAAAAGAATCGAAGTTGACAGGGCTAGGCTATCTATTTTTGGAGAACAATAATCTCTCAGGAGAGATCTCAGAGGGACTTTTGGAAAGTTCCTCCCTAGAATTGTTGGATATCAGCAACAACTCGTTTTCTGGTGTTATTCCTGATTGGATTGGCAACTTCTCATTGTTAACTTCACTTGTCTTGTCAAGAAATTCTTTGGAAGGTGAAATCCCAACAGGCTTCTGCAAACTCAATAAACTCCTCTTTTTAGACCTCTCAGAGAACAAAATTGGTCCAGCATCCATACCTCCTTGTGCCAATCTGTCAACCATGAAGTACTTACATTTGCACAGCAACGAATTAACAGCATTGATACCATATGTTCTTTCAGAAGCTCGCTCCCTCATAACACTGGACTTGAGGGACAACAAACTATCAGGCACAATCCCTCCTTGGATTAGTTCACTTTCGAATTTGAGGGTTCTTCTGTTGAAAGGAAATCGATTTCAAGATTCAATTCCTGCTCATCTGTGCCAACTCAAAAAAATCAGGATAATGGATCTTTCTCACAATAATCTCTCTGGGTCAATTCCTTCTTGCTTCAACCAGATTATCACATTTGGGAGGAAAGGAGCACGGGAGGACAAATTTGGAAACGTTGATTATGTGTGGGCAGCAAATCTTTCCTTATCAACATACTCATATGAGGAAGAACTCTCTCGTTTCCGTTTCCTTTTTGGGGTCGGTGATGCTGAGTCTGATGAGGGTGATGTGGTGGAATTCATATCAAAAAGTAGGTCTGAGTCTTATGCCGGAAGCATTCTGCACTTCATGTCTGGAATGGATCTTTCAGATAACAAATTGACAGGTCCTATTCCTCGTGAAATGGGATATCTAAGTGGGATACACACAATAAATTTGTCGCACAATCATTTCAGTGGACCCATCCCAGAAACATTCTCCAACCTAAAGGAAGTAGAAAGCTTGGATATATCCTACAATGAGTTGACAGGTCAAATTCCTCCACAGTTGATAGAGCTCAACAACTTGGCAGTCTTCTCTGTTGCTCACAACAATTTATCAGGGAAGACTCCAGAGATGAAGTTTCAGTTTATGACATTTGACCAAAGTAGTTATGAGGGAAACCCTCTTCTCTGTGGACTGCCACTAGAGCGAAGTTGTACTCCAACTGGACCCCCACCAGCAACACCGCCAACTTCAGAGAAAGAAGAAATTGGCTTATGGAAAGCCATATTTTTATGGAGTTTTGTAGGATCATATGGAGTCGCATTCTTAGGCATAGCAGCGTTTCTTTACTTAAGCTCCTACTACAGGGAGCTGCTCTTTGATTTCATTGAAGCACATGTCTCTTTTCTTCGGCTGAGGACTTGGTAA